From the Anopheles merus strain MAF chromosome 2L, AmerM5.1, whole genome shotgun sequence genome, the window TGACGCGGAAGCCCATCTCGGTGGTCAAGTCGGTGCTGCACCGGAACTGCTCCACCGTGACGCTGCCGCCCGAGTTCGTCACGCCCGGGGGTGGCGGCGGGAGCGATCCGACCGTCCCGCCGGCGCTGCCCACCGATGGCACCTGGTGCGACTATGCGCCGTTCGATCAGCCCGACTTTAACTCGCTGTTCGGGGCGCTCGATTCGGCCTTTCTGTTTAGCTACGCGATCGCCATGTTCTTTGCCGGGTTTATTGCGGAGCGCGTGTCGCTCCGGTACTTCCTCGCCCTTGGGATGGCATTTTCGGGCCTGTTTTGCTACCTGTTCGGCATGGCGAAGGTGTACGACATTCACGCGCTGTGGTACTTCGTTGCGGTGCAGGCACTGGCCGGCATGTTCCAGACGACCGGCTGGCCCGGCGTCGTCACGATCGTGGGCCGCTGGTTTGGCAAGTCCAAGCGGGGGCTAATCTTTGGCATCTGGAACAGCCACACCTCGATCGGGAACGTGCTCGGTACGCTGATTGCGGCGCACTATGTGGAGCGAGACTGGTCGATGTCGTTCGTGGTGCCCGGCTTTGTGATGGGGCTGTGTGGGTTTCTGATGTTTCTGTTCGTGGTCGAGCGGCCGGAAATTGTCGACTGCCAGGAGAAGGTGGCGGACTatgcgcagcagcagcgcggtTCGTCTGCCGGGTCGAGCGTCCGGCGGATGGACGATTCCGTGAGCGATGTGGAGGATTCGGGCGTCAGCGCGGAACAGGTAAGGGAAGGAGAGGCTTTTCAAGTGTTGTTTAATATTTGTGTCCGTTGTTCATTAACCATGTATTTTGAAtatagaaaaagaaagcgaCATAGATTAAtagatacatttttttcttttttttatcattctttTTTGTCGCTCGCTTTTTTCTCGTGCTATGCCGTGTAAAAAATTGCCTTTCTTTGTGCGCCATTGCGCCATTCCAATCGCAGGACAATGTTTCGACCAGAACCTTACGCGGCAGCTATTACTCTGTAAGTGCATGTTGTTTGTAACCATTTTGGGGGTCTAACTTGGTGTTGTCGGAATTTGTTCTAATCGTGTAGCGCACGGACAATTATAAATCGAGCACAGTTAATCCATTTTTAAGACAATTCTTTACAACATTAGCATCAGAAATAACTGCTTTTTTGCCGCAAATATTACTCTAAATACCATCTTTCAAAACCTCCCTTGCAGGAAATCAACGAACGAACGCCCATCCTCGGCAGCATTAACCGTGCGCCACCGCAGCACGATGCGATCGGATTCTTCGGCGCGCTGCGCATTCCCGGCGTGATCGAGTTCTCGCTCAGCCTGTTCTTCTCCAAGCTCGTCAGCTACACATTCCTTTTCTGGCTGCCGTTTTACATTCAACACTCTAGTAAGTGCACCATTTCTATGTATAACACAtgaatttgaacattttttccattatttttttttgtagcttccATGGGCGCCAAGCTGTCGGCGGACGTATCGACGGTGTTCGATATTGGGGGCATTATCGGTGCGATCGCGGCCGGCATGCTGTCGGACGCGTCCGCCATGCCGGCGACCACCTGCACGGGCATGCTGGCGATCGCTGCACCGCTGGTAAGTGTCACCGTTGCCATCAAAAGAGGCTCATCTTCAACATATATTAACGGGTTTTTCCCCATCAAAACAGCTACTTATCTACCGGTGCTGGGGCAGCGTTTCGCTGTCCGTCAACATACTGCTCCTGTTCGTGGTCGGGCTGATGGTGAACGGACCGTACGCACTGATTACCACCTCGGTCAGCGCCGAGCTGGGGCAGCACAGCTCGCTGAACGGCAACTCGAAGGCACTCGCCACCGTCACCGCCATCATCGATGGGACCGGCTCGATCGGGGCGGCCATTGGGCCCCTGCTGGCGGGCATGGTGTCCGGCTGGAACAACGTGTTCTACATGCTCGTCATATCGGACGTGCTCGCGCTGGCCATGTTGCTGCGCATCAGCAGCAAGGAATGCTCCAGGCGCAACATCAACCGACGCTACAACGTGCGCATTGAGTgataaggggggggggggaagaggaagaaggaaaggaaggaattCGAATACGCGCACAAAGGTCGCGGTGGGTGTACGGCGTGGGTTTCGTGCGCGTGTGTACAGTTTTTACAGCTAGCTCTCGATATATACACAATTGTATGGTCTGATATTTTCGAGCACTAAATGCGTGGGAAAGGCGCGGGGAAAGAGGATACAGTGGGGtgggttttgctttttttatcattaatGTTtagtgcgtttttttgttcgctgccTGCAGTCGATAAGTATGTTTATCACCGTGAGAAATAAAGGCTCTTTAAAAACTGGGTGGTCTCATCTTACAACAAAGTACTTTGGTTCGGTTCATTTTCATGCGATTTCACGACAAGCGAAggcttttctatttttcttttattcattATTACGTTAAAATCACAGCAGTCTTTTAATGATAAACTTGTTCAACTGTTTTtgtggtttgatttgtaaGGGGGAGCTTTTTCTGTTctgttgttgctttcttttgcaGGTGAAGAGGCGctatttgtttgttggtttgttttttgctattAGTTATGgtgtactctctctctctctctctctttctctctctattgtCCACTGCTTGGTGGTTACCGGGGGGGGGTGGCGGCGTGGAGGGAAAACCTGGTCAATTTTAAGACGTGTTAGTAGTTTGAGCGCTTAGTTACTTAGTACAAGCGAAGTGTTTGCTGTTTCGTTACTTATTGCAGCTGTGTTCATTCCAGTAGTTTAGTTATTTTGTGtccatttttatgtttctgaTTTTgttatattgtttgttttgctttaggGCTATTGAAGGAAGGGTGGtgtatttttctgtgtgtgtgttgttgtttgcatttattatttgtttgttacttACTAATTTAACCATTAATCCATCATTTTGTGGGGCTGTCTTttgtatcttcttcttcttctttttcttctactaCTTTCTCTTGTTCCTAGTCCTTACGCTTCCGCTTGTAGTTGTAGTCAATGTAGTAAACGCTGTAGCGGGGTTCATCAATATGGAAAAATACTATTTAGCCAACTAGGCGAGCCTATTCAGTATGCAATTTTGTATGTGTAGGGggggggagtgtgtgtgtgtgtatatatacgTAGGCTAAACCTAATCACTTACATTCGAATGTTTTGACGCTTGcatctttccttttttcgccCCCATTTTTTTTGATCCACTTCTATCttctccttttttctttctttctttcttaacTTGTTCGCGTTTTGTATTCAAACAGCACACGCTTGTGTGGCGCAGTTTTATCATTGCTCCCTTTTGCCCTATTTTGCCctgccgtgtttttttttctctctccaacCTTCAACGATCCCATCTATTTGCACTTTGTGTCCACTGTTGCCGCGCACCAATGCGCCATTGCCTGCGCCAACAACACACTGCTACACTGCGTCCTTTCTTCTGCAATGCGTTGCTCTTGCGTACACGATTTGTTATTAGCTACGCTACATACTACACGCTCTACAGACTTTAGGAGATACAGATAGACCagttgcttgcttgcttttttgtttgtttgtttagctTCCTTTTCCCTTACTTATTTgtattggttttaatttaatgctaaagttttgtttgttttactgtttttgtttttttttatagttagtgatttttgtgttttacctCTTTCAGTTGATTTGTGCTTGCGGGCTTGGGAGCCGCCCCTTTTTCAGTTTTACAAAACAGCGAACAGAGTTATACGACACGCTTTTGTGATCGGGGCCGGTGGTCCCCTTTTTTCCGGCCGGGCGTTTTCCGACACATTACGACaatcaataaatataaatcattCGCGCTATTAGCTCGCACCCTTTGACAGGGGACGGGTCACACCACCGGCTCGCTTTCTTCCCCCACACATCATATTTCACACCACGTGGAACAGTCATTAGTTTACATTTGCTTtagcttttgtgtgtgtggttgttcacttttctttttttcattacatCCGGAATGTCCAGTTCAGTTGGTTTGCTTTGCTGTAGAGTCCCTATGCTCTGCCCACCATTTTATGTGTGCAACATTATTCACAtaaattattcttttttctcccctcTGCGGGCGTTATGTTGTTGATGCTTGCATTTTGCATCACCCCGCACATCACAACACACAACGCACACGAGTGACACAGTTACACACATTTGGAATGTATTCGCTTAGAAATTGCACATCATTGGttcagtgtatgtgtgtatgtgtgtttctctgtgtgtgtgtgtgtgattaaaGGGACACAAATCATCacaaatagttttgttttttttctgtttgctccGTTAATGATGTTAGGAATTAATTGttacttttgcttttgctcccCGCCCTTGTTGTACAGCTTGTTGGGCAGCACCTGCAGCCCTCTCCCGCGTTAAGGCTCTAGATGCACCACCAGCATCGACATGTTTCGAAAGCATTGCACGGCTACATCATCCCGCACACTTCTGCTGAAAACAAGGCTATGTTGTGTAACACAAAACTAACTGTACGAGATATCCATTGCACAAACAGTGCGGCTCTTGCGACAACCGAAAGCCGGAGATCGTTTTGATTGATGACTAAAACACGATCGTCCCCCCCCCTGTGCCCCCCACCCATCACTCTTGTCAGACTGATCGCCACTTTTTCGACAGAAGGTTGGAAAGGTTTACACAGTAGTAGGATACTTTGCACCATATTTTGGAACGTATCTTTTGCCGTTTTGGATTAGCAGCATTTGAACACaaaccgtttgttttgttttgtctgaGCTGAATCGCTATCGATTAAATAAGTCTTTCTACGGATGATGATTAGGCGACGAACCTCTGCTGCCATGAACATGAACAATAGCTCGATCCATCTCACGAAAGTTATGCAGCACTACAACAGAACCGTGTATTGCATACGAACGTAACAACTAAAACATCAACATATGTCTTTGTCTCTAGACTGCTAGTAGCTAGCGTACACCATCATCCTTTTAAAACAATTCCTAAAAAACGTTAAGAAACGTTCCGACGTTTTAAAAACCAAAATCATTTGCTCCTCGTAATAATGCAGTATTGCTGTGAGACAGAGCCGGTGTGCTGGGAAAGGCCTAATCGCTCATCCCATTCTTTTTGTCTACTGTCCCAGTTCCGGCTTACACATGACTTTTGCGTACTCGCGTTTCTCTCTACTATATTAACAATACtatacacatacacgaacAAGGATATAAACTATCTACTATTGGCTATTGCGCACGCGGAGCACGGGGAAATTCCCTCATTGGCAAAATCATCAAGGCATAActcgctctttctctgtctctctttctacaCCCTAGCTTACTGTTTGCCCTTCAGGTGTGTCTGTGGCATCTAACGCTCCCTACTCCTATCGCCAACGGTTAAA encodes:
- the LOC121594867 gene encoding glucose-6-phosphate exchanger SLC37A2 isoform X1, with the protein product MQRARVPSTGRQQRMSSTYPSAPIGVRLISYLSAKLCPRLQVNRVLWFKCSVLGLTYLAYTCYHMTRKPISVVKSVLHRNCSTVTLPPEFVTPGGGGGSDPTVPPALPTDGTWCDYAPFDQPDFNSLFGALDSAFLFSYAIAMFFAGFIAERVSLRYFLALGMAFSGLFCYLFGMAKVYDIHALWYFVAVQALAGMFQTTGWPGVVTIVGRWFGKSKRGLIFGIWNSHTSIGNVLGTLIAAHYVERDWSMSFVVPGFVMGLCGFLMFLFVVERPEIVDCQEKVADYAQQQRGSSAGSSVRRMDDSVSDVEDSGVSAEQDNVSTRTLRGSYYSEINERTPILGSINRAPPQHDAIGFFGALRIPGVIEFSLSLFFSKLVSYTFLFWLPFYIQHSTSMGAKLSADVSTVFDIGGIIGAIAAGMLSDASAMPATTCTGMLAIAAPLLLIYRCWGSVSLSVNILLLFVVGLMVNGPYALITTSVSAELGQHSSLNGNSKALATVTAIIDGTGSIGAAIGPLLAGMVSGWNNVFYMLVISDVLALAMLLRISSKECSRRNINRRYNVRIE
- the LOC121594867 gene encoding glucose-6-phosphate exchanger SLC37A2 isoform X2; this translates as MQRARVPSTGRQQRMSSTYPSAPIGVRLISYLSAKLCPRLQVNRVLWFKCSVLGLTYLAYTCYHMTRKPISVVKSVLHRNCSTVTLPPEFVTPGGGGGSDPTVPPALPTDGTWCDYAPFDQPDFNSLFGALDSAFLFSYAIAMFFAGFIAERVSLRYFLALGMAFSGLFCYLFGMAKVYDIHALWYFVAVQALAGMFQTTGWPGVVTIVGRWFGKSKRGLIFGIWNSHTSIGNVLGTLIAAHYVERDWSMSFVVPGFVMGLCGFLMFLFVVERPEIVDCQEKVADYAQQQRGSSAGSSVRRMDDSVSDVEDSGVSAEQEINERTPILGSINRAPPQHDAIGFFGALRIPGVIEFSLSLFFSKLVSYTFLFWLPFYIQHSTSMGAKLSADVSTVFDIGGIIGAIAAGMLSDASAMPATTCTGMLAIAAPLLLIYRCWGSVSLSVNILLLFVVGLMVNGPYALITTSVSAELGQHSSLNGNSKALATVTAIIDGTGSIGAAIGPLLAGMVSGWNNVFYMLVISDVLALAMLLRISSKECSRRNINRRYNVRIE